In Caminicella sporogenes DSM 14501, the genomic window ATCACACCAATTGCAATCGAAGAAGGATTAAGATTTGCAATTCGTGAAGGTGGTAGAACAGTAGGAGCAGGTGCTGTTGCTAAAATTATTGAGTAGTTTTAGCTATTGGTAAGTTTAAAATGATAAAATTAATAGGACTAGGTATAATCCTAGTCCTATTAAAATGAAAAAAACTTTTATTGCAATTTTTATTGCAATATGATTCAAAAAAATGGTTATACTATATTAAATTAAATGCATAGAGATATTTTGTTTATCAAACTGTATTGACAATCAATAGAAATTATGTTAGTTTAAATTAGTAATGTTATCATGGTGCGAAGTGTGTACTAATTGACAGATTTTTCTTTTGTGATAGTAGAGGTTGTATTAGGAGGTGTTAAAATGAGAGTGAAGATAACACTTGCCTGCACAGAATGTAAGCAGAGAAATTATCATACGACAAAAAATAAAAAGAATGACCCAGATAGATTAGAAATGAAAAAGTACTGCAAATTCTGCAAAAGGCATACTGTTCATAAGGAAACTAAGTAATATAATGTTTTGATTATGTTTTAAAGGTATACAAAATAGCTTTCGAAAATTTTATGGTTATTGTGCATAAAAGAAACAATTAACTATAAGGGTGTGAAAAGATTATGGGAACACAAGCTAATGCTCCCAAAAAAGTGGGAGTAGGAAAATTTTTAAAAAGTGTAAGGGCAGAACTAAAGAAGGTGAATTGGCCAAACAAACAAGAACTTAAGTCTTATACAGGAGTTGTACTGGCAACTTGTGGACTTGCGGCTTTAGGAATATGGATAGCTGATTCTATTTTTGGCCAAATACTTAAATTTTTAATAAGATAGCATTTCATAGCAAGGGAGGGAAAGAGTGATTATTACGTAAAGTAATAATCCTCTATATAATGTCTGACAGAGAAGCTAAATGGTACGTAGTTCATACGTATTCTGGTCATGAAAACAAAGTAAAGGCAAACATTGAGAAAATTGTAGAAAACCGGGGTATGGAAGATGTAATTTATGAAATAGTTGTTCCAACTGAAGAAAAAGTAGAAATTAAAAATGGAAAGAAAAAGACAAAGCAGAAAAAGATATTTCCAGGTTATGTTTTAGTCAAAATGATTATGAACGATGAGTCTTGGTATGTAGTAAGAAATACAAGAGGAGTTACTGGTTTTGTTGGACCCGGTTCAAAACCTATACCTCTTAGCGATGAAGAAGTGCGTAATATGGGTATAGATAATAAATTACCTTCAATAGATATTGAAGTGGGAGAAAATGTAAAAGTTATTTCTGGGCCATTTGAAAACTTTATAGGTGAAGTTAAAGGAATTAACTTAGAAAGACAAACTTTAAAAGTTTTAATTTCAATGTTTGGTAGAGAAACTCCAGTTGAGTTAGAATTTGACCAAGTTGAAAAGCTATAAAGCTTTACTAATATAGATTTAGTTTTATTATAACAAGGAGGTGTAAATATGGCTAAAAAAGTTACAGGTATGATTAAACTACAAATTCCTGCAGGAAAAGCTACTCCAGCACCACCAGTAGGTCCAGCATTAGGACAACATGGTGTTAATATAATGCAATTCTGTAAGGAATTTAATGCTAAAACAGCAGATAAGGCTGGATTAATAATTCCAGTTATAATAACAGTATATCAAGATAGATCATTTACTTTTATTACTAAAACTCCTCCTGCGGCAGTATTGTTAAAGAAAGCAGCAGGTATTGAGAAGGGTTCAGGTGAACCAAATAGAAACAAAGTAGCAAAAGTTTCTATTGATAAAATAAAAGAAATTGCAGAATTAAAAATGCCTGACTTAAATGCTGCAAGTTTAGAAGCGGCTATGAGTATGATTAAGGGTACTGCAAGAAGTATGGGTATAGTAGTAGAAGAATAGTTATTGCGTGTGTGGGAGGTAAATCACACCGTTAAAACCACAAAGGAGGTAGAGAAATATGGCAAAGAGAGGTAAAAAATATCAGGAAAGTTTAAAACTTATAGATAAAAATAAATTATATGATCCTGAAGAGGCAATGGCTTTAGTGCCTGAAATTGCAAAAGCTAAATTTGATGAAACAGTTGAACTTCATGTAAAACTTGGAGTAGATGGAAGACATGCAGATCAACAAGTTAGAGGTGCAGTATTACTCCCTCATGGTACAGGTAAGACTAAAAAAGTGTTAGTATTTGCTAAGGGAGATAAAGCTTCTGAAGCAGAAGCAGCTGGAGCAGACTATGTTGGTGCAGAAGACATGGTTGCTAAAATTCAAAATGAAAACTGGTTTGATTTTGATGCAGTTGTAGCGACACCAGATATGATGGGTATAGTTGGAAGATTGGGTAGAATTTTAGGACCTAAAGGGTTAATGCCAAATCCAAAATCTGGAACAGTTACTTTTGACATTGAAAAGGCAGTAAAAGAGATTAAAGCAGGTAAAGTTGAGTATAGATTAGATAAGACTAATATTATACATGTTCCTATTGGAAAAGTTTCATTTGGAAAAGAAAAACTTATGGATAACTTTAATACTATAATGGAAGCTATAATAAAAGCTAAGCCAGCTGCGGCAAAAGGTGCTTATTTAAAAAGTGTAACAGTAACAACTACTATGGGACCTGGAATAAAAATAAATTCAGCAAAAATTGTTAAATAAAAAGTGTTGACTTAATATACCGTTAGTGATATAATTACACTGTTGTAATTTAATATAGAAATTAAGCCGTAGACAGTAGGTGCTGATTATTCAGCTTAATTGGAGCCTACCGAGGTCATTGAGATAGATTGTATATGTTTTTTAAAATTGACTATACAAAGCCTCTCTATGTCTACGGTAGAGAGGCTTTTTAATTTATTGGAATCGGTTTGGCGCCACAGGCTTAATAGAGGAGGTGGACTTGATGTCAAAGAATTTAGAGATAAAAAAGGCTCAAGTTGAAGAAATCAAAGATAAACTTTCAAGAGCTCAGGCTGCAGTATTAGTTAATTATAGAGGATTAACTGTTGCTGAAGCTACTGAATTAAGAAAAAAATTCAGAGAAGCAGGTGTAGAGTACAAAGTTTATAAAAACAATTTGCTTAAAATAGCTATAAAAGGTACTGATTTTGAAGCTCTTGAAAAGGACTTGACTGGACCGAATGCTATTGCTTTTGGTTATGAGGATCCAGTTATGCCAGCGAAAATAGTAAAAGAGTTTTCTAAAAAGCACGAAGCTCTTGAACTAAAGTCAGGTATAGTAGAAGGAGAATATTGCGATTTAGAAAAAATCAAAGCCATTGCAGATATTCCATCAAAAGAAGTACTTATTGGAAAATTCCTTGGAAGTATCAAATCTCCTTTATCAAATTTTGCGTACTTATTGCAAGCTATCATTGATAAGAAAAATGAGGAAGGTAGCGCAGAAGCTTAATTAAAAAAGAAAAAATTCGGAGGTGTTTTAAAATGACTAAAGAGCAAATCATTGAAGCTATAAAAGGTATGACTATTTTAGAATTAAAAGAATTAGTAGAAGCTTGTGAAGAAGAATTTGGAGTATCAGCAGCTGCTCCAGTTATGGTAGCAGGTGCTGCAGCAGGTGGAGCAGAAGCTGCTGAAGAAAAATCAGAATTTGATGTAGTATTAGCAAGCGCTGGTGCTAAGAAGATTGGTGTAATCAAAGTAGTTAGAGAAATTACTGGTTTAGGATTAAAAGAAGCTAAAGAATTAGTAGACAGTGCTCCAAGTACAATTAAAGAGGCAGTATCTAAAGAAGAAGCTGAACAAATGAAAGCTAAGTTAGAAGAAGCAGGAGCGACTGTAGAGCTTAAGTAATTTAATATCATTTTAAAAGGCACTCCAGATTCATCTGGAGTACCTTTTTGTTTTATATCTAATTAAAAAACAGATTTTAATATGGGCTTTAAATATCGATGGTATATAGGTTGTATTTTGAACAAATGATTAATTTTGTAAGTTAATCTTTTTTATTTCAAAATTATAGTTGACAATGAAGTGAAGCTTGACATTATTTAGCTTTTATGTTACTATTGTATAATGCCATACATATGCGAAATTAAACATGTATAAAAAAGTATAAATTAACCAATAATATATAGGTAACATGAAAAAAGGAAAAAAATACTAGCAAGTTAAAGCCTTTATTAAAATCTGTTTTTTTATTTGATTTTTAATTAAATATAAAATTTACTTTTGTTGAAAGAAATTTTGTTTGATTATATAACTTTAGACATAAAAGGTTATATTGCAAAACCTTTTTATTTTACTATAAGGGGTGAATAATTAATGCCACATCCTGTTAAGGTCGGCAAAGGAACAAGAATGAGCTTTTCTAAAATCGATAAGGTGCTTGAAATGCCAAATCTTATCGAAATTCAGAAGAGGTCATACAAATGGTTTTTAGAAGAAGGTTTAATGGAAGCTTTTAACGACATATCTCCAATACAGGATTATACTGGGAATTTAATACTTGAATTTGTTGACTATTCATTAGATGGAAAACCTAAGTATGACCAAGAAGAATGTAAAGAAAGAGATGTAACATATGCTGTGCCGCTTAAAGTAAAGGTAAGATTTATAAACAAAGAAACTGGGGAAGTAAAAGAGCAGGAAGTTTTTATGGGCGATTTTCCGCTTATGACAGAAAAAGGGACCTTTATAATTAACGGTGCTGAAAGAGTAATTGTAAGCCAATTAGTAAGGTCACCAGGTCCATATTATTCAGTGCAAATAGATAAGACAGGTAAAAGATTATTTTCAACTACTGTTATTCCAAATAGAGGAGCTTGGCTTGAATATGAAACTGATTCAAACCAAATTATTTCTGTAAGGATAGATAGAACGAGAAAATTACCATTTACAGTATTTGTTAGAGCTCTTGGCTATGGAACAGACCAAGAAATTATAAATCTTTTTGGAGAAGATGAGAGATTATTAAAGACATTAGAGAAAGATAGTGTAAAGTCAAAGGAAGAAGGATTAATTGAAGTATATAAAAAACTTAGACCCGGAGAACCTCCAACTGTTGAAAGTGCTAGTAGTTTAATAAACTCTCTTTTCTTTGACCCTAAAAGATATGATTTAGCGAAAGTTGGGCGTTATAAATTTAATAAGAAACTTAGTTTAGTAGATAGGATAGTTGGATTTGTTGCAGCAGAAAATGTAGTTGATGAAAATACAGGAGAAATATTAGTTCAAGAAGGACAAAAAATTGATAAAGAAACAGCTCAAAAAATTGAAAATAGTGGAGTAAAATCAGTTAATATATATGGAGAAGATGAAAAAGTAGTAAAAGTAATAGGAAATAATTTTGTAGATATTAAGGCTCATATAGATTTTAATATTGATGATCTTAATATAACTGAAAAAGTACACTATCCAACTTTGAAAAAGATTTTAGAGACTTATACTACGGAAGAAGATATTAAAGAAGCATTAAGAGAAAAAATAGGCGAATTAGTTCCTAAGCATATAATTATAGACGATATTATAGCTACTATGAGTTATATATTAAATTTACCTCATGGGGTAGGAAGAGTAGATGATATAGACCATTTAGGAAATAGAAGACTTCGTTCAGTAGGAGAACTTCTTCAAAATCAGTTTAGAATTGGACTTTCAAGGATGGAAAGAGTTGTAAGAGAAAGAATGACTATTCAAGATATGGATACGATAACTCCTCAAGCTCTTATAAATATAAGACCTGTTGTTGCAGCTATTAAGGAGTTTTTTGGAAGCAGTCAGCTTTCTCAATTTATGGATCAGACGAATCCTCTATCAGAGCTTACACATAAGAGAAGATTGTCAGCATTAGGACCGGGTGGTTTATCTCGTGAAAGAGCTGGTTTTGAGGTAAGAGACGTTCATCATTCTCATTATGGAAGAATGTGTCCTATAGAAACTCCAGAAGGTCCTAATATAGGTCTTATAAACTCACTGAGTACTTATGCAAGAATAAATGAATATGGATTTATTGAAGCTCCTTACAGAAAAGTTGATAAAGAAAGAGGAGTAGTTACAGATGAAATAGAATATTTAACAGCTGATGAAGAAGAAAAGTATGTATTTGCTCAAGCAAATGAACCGTTAGATGAAGAAGGTAGATTTATAAATAAGAGAGTGGTTGCAAGACTAAGAGGTGGAGATATAGACGTTGTACCAAGTTCTGAAGTAGATTATGTTGATGTTTCTCCACAACAGATAGTTTCTGTTGCTACAGCTATGATTCCATTCCTTGAGAATGACGATGCTAACAGAGCGTTGATGGGTTCAAACATGCAGCGTCAAGCTGTGCCTCTTATTAAGACTGAATCTCCAATTATAGGTACTGGTATGGAGTATATTGCTGCTAAAGATTCTGGTACTGTAGTTGTTGCTAAAAATGATGGGATAGTAGAAAGAGTAACTGCAGATAAGATAATTGTAAAGAGACATTCTGATGGTGGAAAAGACGAATATAAACTGCTTAAATTTAAGCGTTCAAATCAAGGAACTTGTATCAATCAAAAACCTTTAGTGGATAATGGGGATGAAGTTAAAGCTGGGGAAATTATTGCAGATGGACCATCTACAGATAATGGAGAAATTGCACTTGGAAAGAATTTATTAGTAGGATTTATGACTTGGGAAGGTTATAACTATGAGGATGCTATTCTTTTAAGTGAAGAATTAGTAATGAATGATGTACTTACTTCTATTCATATAGAGGAATATGAAGCAGAGGCGAGAGATACAAAGCTTGGACCTGAAGAAATTACAAGAGATATACCAAATGTAGGAGAAGATGCATTAAAGAATTTAGATGAGAGAGGAATTATTAGAATAGGTGCAGAAGTTACTTCTGGGGATATACTTGTAGGTAAAGTAACTCCAAAAGGTGAAACAGAACTTACAGCAGAAGAAAGACTACTAAGAGCAATATTTGGAGAAAAGGCTAGAGAAGTTAGAGATACTTCTTTAAAGGTGCCACATGGAGAATCAGGTATAATTGTAGATGTGAAAGTGTTTACTAGAGAAAATGGAGACGAATTACCTCCTGGAGTTAATGTCTTGGTAAGGGTATATATTGCTAAGAAGAGAAAGATAAGCGTTGGAGATAAAATGGCTGGACGTCATGGTAATAAGGGTGTTATTTCTAGAATATTGCCTGTTGAAGATATGCCATTCCTTGAAGATGGTACTCCACTTCAAGTAGTACTTAATCCTCTTGGTGTACCTTCACGTATGAATATCGGTCAGGTTTTAGAGGTTCATCTCGGTCTTGCTGCTAAAAAATTAGGATGGAAAGTTGCTACTCCAGTATTTGATGGAGCTAAAGAAACTGATATAGCTGAGCTTTTAGAAGAATGTGGGTATCCAGTTGATGGTAAGTTACAGCTTTATGACGGAAGAACTGGAGAACCATTTGATAATAGAGTAACTGTTGGATATATGTATATGTTAAAACTTCATCATTTAGTTGACGATAAGATTCATGCAAGAAGTACAGGACCATACTCACTTGTAACACAACAACCTCTTGGAGGTAAAGCTCAATTTGGTGGACAAAGATTCGGTGAAATGGAAGTTTGGGCATTAGAAGCGTATGGAGCTGCTCATACTCTACAAGAAATATTGACTGTAAAATCTGATGATGTCGTAGGACGTGTTAAAACTTATGAAGCTATAGTTAAGGGTGAAAACATTCCAGAGCCGGGAATTCCTGAATCGTTTAAAGTATTAATTAAAGAGCTTCAGAGTTTATGTTTGGATGTTAAGGTATTATCAGAAAATGCAGATGAAATAGAAATTAAAGAAAATGACGATGATGATGCAAGTGAAATAGATTTATTAATTGATAGTGATAACGCATACCAAAATAATAAGGACAATGAAAGTGCTGATAAAAGTGTTCAAGAAAATAATGTAGATGATGAAAAAAATAATTATTCTGTAAAAGATGATAGTTATGATATAAATTATAATAATTCTAACAGCTATGACGATTAATGATTATTAAACTATCTAATTATTTTACATTATAATAAAGAAGGGAGAGAAACTCCTTGTTCGAACTTAATAGTTTTGATTCAATAAAGATCGGTTTAGCTTCACCAGAAAAAATTAGACAATGGTCAAGGGGAGAAGTAAAAAAACCCGAAACTATTAATTATCGTACTTTGAAACCTGAAAAAGAAGGATTGTTTTGTGAAAAGATATTTGGACCTACAAAAGATTGGGAATGTCATTGTGGAAAATACAAAAGAGTAAGATATAAAGGTGTAATATGTGATAAATGTGGTGTTGAAGTAACAAAGTCTAAAGTTAGACGTGAGAGAATGGGGCATATAGAACTTGCTGCCCCAGTATCTCACATATGGTATTTTAAGGGAATACCAAGTAGGATGGGGATACTGCTTGATATGTCTCCAAGGTCTTTAGAAAAAGTTTTATATTTTGCTTCTTATATTGTAATAGACCCAGGTAATACTCCTTTGAGCTTTAAGCAATTATTGACTGAGAAAGAATACAGAGAATACAGAGATAAATATGGAAATGCCTTTAAAGCAGGAATGGGAGCAGAAGCTATAAAAGAGATACTTCAAAAAATTGATTTGGAACAATTATCTAAAGAATTAAAAATTAAATTAAAAGAAAGTTCAGGTCAAAAAAGAGTTAGAACAATAAGAAGATTAGAAGTTGTAGAAGCTTTCAGACAGTCAGGTAATAAGCCAGAGTGGATGATTTTAGATGTAATTCCAGTTATACCTCCAGACCTTAGACCAATGGTTCAACTTGATGGAGGCAGGTTTGCAACTTCAGACTTGAATGACTTATATAGGAGAGTTATTAATAGAAATAACAGATTAAAAAGACTTTTAGAACTTGGAGCACCAGATATAATAGTTAGAAATGAAAAGAGAATGCTTCAAGAAGCAGTAGATGCACTTATAGATAATGGTAGAAGAGGAAGACCTGTTACTGGACCGGGTAACAGACCATTAAAATCATTATCAGATATGCTAAAAGGAAAGCAAGGAAGATTCCGTCAAAATCTTTTAGGTAAACGTGTTGACTATTCTGGACGTTCTGTTATAGTTGTTGGACCAGAGCTTAAATTTTATCAGTGTGGATTGCCAAAGAAAATGGCTCTTGAGCTTTTTAAACCATTTGTCATGAAAAAGTTAGTTGAAGATGGTTATGTTCACAATATTAAAAGTGCTAAGAGAATGGTAGAAAGAGTAAAGCCTGAAGTTTGGGATGTATTAGAAGATGTTATAAAAGAGCATCCTGTACTACTTAACCGTGCTCCGACACTTCACAGACTTGGCATTCAAGCATTTGAACCAATTTTAGTCGAAGGTAAAGCTATAAAACTTCATCCTCTTGTTTGTACAGCTTATAATGCCGACTTTGACGGAGACCAAA contains:
- the rpmG gene encoding 50S ribosomal protein L33 yields the protein MRVKITLACTECKQRNYHTTKNKKNDPDRLEMKKYCKFCKRHTVHKETK
- the secE gene encoding preprotein translocase subunit SecE, whose amino-acid sequence is MGTQANAPKKVGVGKFLKSVRAELKKVNWPNKQELKSYTGVVLATCGLAALGIWIADSIFGQILKFLIR
- the nusG gene encoding transcription termination/antitermination protein NusG produces the protein MSDREAKWYVVHTYSGHENKVKANIEKIVENRGMEDVIYEIVVPTEEKVEIKNGKKKTKQKKIFPGYVLVKMIMNDESWYVVRNTRGVTGFVGPGSKPIPLSDEEVRNMGIDNKLPSIDIEVGENVKVISGPFENFIGEVKGINLERQTLKVLISMFGRETPVELEFDQVEKL
- the rplK gene encoding 50S ribosomal protein L11 codes for the protein MAKKVTGMIKLQIPAGKATPAPPVGPALGQHGVNIMQFCKEFNAKTADKAGLIIPVIITVYQDRSFTFITKTPPAAVLLKKAAGIEKGSGEPNRNKVAKVSIDKIKEIAELKMPDLNAASLEAAMSMIKGTARSMGIVVEE
- the rplA gene encoding 50S ribosomal protein L1 yields the protein MAKRGKKYQESLKLIDKNKLYDPEEAMALVPEIAKAKFDETVELHVKLGVDGRHADQQVRGAVLLPHGTGKTKKVLVFAKGDKASEAEAAGADYVGAEDMVAKIQNENWFDFDAVVATPDMMGIVGRLGRILGPKGLMPNPKSGTVTFDIEKAVKEIKAGKVEYRLDKTNIIHVPIGKVSFGKEKLMDNFNTIMEAIIKAKPAAAKGAYLKSVTVTTTMGPGIKINSAKIVK
- the rplJ gene encoding 50S ribosomal protein L10, with the translated sequence MSKNLEIKKAQVEEIKDKLSRAQAAVLVNYRGLTVAEATELRKKFREAGVEYKVYKNNLLKIAIKGTDFEALEKDLTGPNAIAFGYEDPVMPAKIVKEFSKKHEALELKSGIVEGEYCDLEKIKAIADIPSKEVLIGKFLGSIKSPLSNFAYLLQAIIDKKNEEGSAEA
- the rplL gene encoding 50S ribosomal protein L7/L12 codes for the protein MTKEQIIEAIKGMTILELKELVEACEEEFGVSAAAPVMVAGAAAGGAEAAEEKSEFDVVLASAGAKKIGVIKVVREITGLGLKEAKELVDSAPSTIKEAVSKEEAEQMKAKLEEAGATVELK
- the rpoB gene encoding DNA-directed RNA polymerase subunit beta — protein: MPHPVKVGKGTRMSFSKIDKVLEMPNLIEIQKRSYKWFLEEGLMEAFNDISPIQDYTGNLILEFVDYSLDGKPKYDQEECKERDVTYAVPLKVKVRFINKETGEVKEQEVFMGDFPLMTEKGTFIINGAERVIVSQLVRSPGPYYSVQIDKTGKRLFSTTVIPNRGAWLEYETDSNQIISVRIDRTRKLPFTVFVRALGYGTDQEIINLFGEDERLLKTLEKDSVKSKEEGLIEVYKKLRPGEPPTVESASSLINSLFFDPKRYDLAKVGRYKFNKKLSLVDRIVGFVAAENVVDENTGEILVQEGQKIDKETAQKIENSGVKSVNIYGEDEKVVKVIGNNFVDIKAHIDFNIDDLNITEKVHYPTLKKILETYTTEEDIKEALREKIGELVPKHIIIDDIIATMSYILNLPHGVGRVDDIDHLGNRRLRSVGELLQNQFRIGLSRMERVVRERMTIQDMDTITPQALINIRPVVAAIKEFFGSSQLSQFMDQTNPLSELTHKRRLSALGPGGLSRERAGFEVRDVHHSHYGRMCPIETPEGPNIGLINSLSTYARINEYGFIEAPYRKVDKERGVVTDEIEYLTADEEEKYVFAQANEPLDEEGRFINKRVVARLRGGDIDVVPSSEVDYVDVSPQQIVSVATAMIPFLENDDANRALMGSNMQRQAVPLIKTESPIIGTGMEYIAAKDSGTVVVAKNDGIVERVTADKIIVKRHSDGGKDEYKLLKFKRSNQGTCINQKPLVDNGDEVKAGEIIADGPSTDNGEIALGKNLLVGFMTWEGYNYEDAILLSEELVMNDVLTSIHIEEYEAEARDTKLGPEEITRDIPNVGEDALKNLDERGIIRIGAEVTSGDILVGKVTPKGETELTAEERLLRAIFGEKAREVRDTSLKVPHGESGIIVDVKVFTRENGDELPPGVNVLVRVYIAKKRKISVGDKMAGRHGNKGVISRILPVEDMPFLEDGTPLQVVLNPLGVPSRMNIGQVLEVHLGLAAKKLGWKVATPVFDGAKETDIAELLEECGYPVDGKLQLYDGRTGEPFDNRVTVGYMYMLKLHHLVDDKIHARSTGPYSLVTQQPLGGKAQFGGQRFGEMEVWALEAYGAAHTLQEILTVKSDDVVGRVKTYEAIVKGENIPEPGIPESFKVLIKELQSLCLDVKVLSENADEIEIKENDDDDASEIDLLIDSDNAYQNNKDNESADKSVQENNVDDEKNNYSVKDDSYDINYNNSNSYDD